In the genome of Leptospira sanjuanensis, one region contains:
- a CDS encoding biliverdin-producing heme oxygenase — protein MNLATLLREGTSEEHKAAESSAFIRCFMKGVLEKGTYARHLEAFYFVYEAMEEELERHADNVVLKSIRYPELYRKNALLEDLQFFYGSWKAADHKPTAATQIYVDKIRKISATQPELLAAHSYVRYLGDLSGGQILKKVAARALALPEGKGISFYEFPAITDMNAFKGNYRTALDSLPVSDDVKQQILTESKQVFLLNQGIFSELEQDLISAIGKEAYDAVLAKG, from the coding sequence ATGAATTTAGCAACACTACTTCGGGAAGGAACATCCGAAGAACACAAAGCCGCAGAAAGTTCCGCCTTCATTCGCTGTTTTATGAAAGGGGTTTTGGAAAAAGGAACTTACGCGCGCCATCTGGAAGCATTTTACTTCGTTTATGAAGCGATGGAAGAAGAACTCGAACGTCACGCAGACAACGTCGTACTCAAATCGATTCGTTATCCGGAATTGTATCGCAAGAACGCACTTTTAGAGGATCTTCAGTTTTTTTACGGATCTTGGAAGGCGGCGGATCACAAACCGACTGCTGCGACACAAATTTACGTGGATAAGATCCGTAAAATTTCAGCGACACAACCCGAACTCTTAGCGGCACATTCTTATGTTCGTTACTTAGGGGATCTTTCCGGCGGACAAATTCTGAAGAAGGTCGCTGCAAGAGCGTTGGCGCTTCCGGAAGGAAAAGGAATTTCTTTCTACGAGTTTCCGGCGATCACCGATATGAACGCGTTTAAAGGAAATTACCGCACCGCTCTGGATTCGCTTCCTGTAAGCGATGACGTAAAGCAGCAGATCCTAACGGAATCTAAGCAGGTATTCCTCTTGAACCAAGGAATTTTCTCCGAGCTGGAACAGGATCTGATTTCTGCGATCGGTAAGGAAGCGTATGACGCAGTTCTTGCAAAAGGCTGA
- a CDS encoding Fur family transcriptional regulator: MKVEEKKIALRNTKQKGEILKVLETAKGPLSIKEIYELSRKNLDNLGIATVYRAVNHLMETGAINEIHLPGESSRFEASHLHHHHHFHCKQCDRVFDIEICPFPLDKSPKGFTVDTHEIILYGTCSDCNSKAK, encoded by the coding sequence ATGAAAGTAGAAGAGAAAAAAATCGCCCTCAGAAACACGAAACAAAAGGGGGAAATCCTCAAGGTTCTCGAAACCGCTAAAGGTCCGCTTTCGATCAAAGAGATCTACGAACTATCCCGCAAAAATCTGGACAACTTAGGAATCGCGACCGTTTACAGAGCGGTCAATCATTTGATGGAAACCGGAGCGATCAACGAGATCCATTTGCCGGGAGAATCCTCGCGCTTTGAAGCGAGCCATCTTCACCATCATCATCACTTTCACTGCAAACAATGCGATCGAGTGTTCGATATTGAAATCTGTCCGTTTCCTCTGGACAAAAGTCCGAAAGGATTTACCGTGGACACCCATGAGATCATTCTCTATGGAACCTGCTCCGACTGTAATTCCAAGGCAAAATGA